CGCATCCGGATCGATCTCGCCGGGGGGCACCAGATGCTCCACTTCGGCGATCGTCACCTTTCCTGCCATGGCCATCATCGGATTGAAATTGCGCGCGGTCTTCCGATAGACGAGATTGCCTTCCGTATCGCCGATATAGGCATGCACCAATGCGATATCGGCGGTGAGGCCGCGTTCCATCACATAGGTTTCGCCGTCGAATTCGCGCAGCTCCTTGCCCTCGGCAACGACCGTGCCGACGCCGGTCTTGGTGAAGAAGGCAGGGATGCCCGAACCGCCGGCGCGGATGCGCTCGGCCAGCGTGCCTTGCGGATTGAATTCGAGTTCGAGCTCGCCGGATAAAAAGAGATCGGCGAAGAGCTTGTTCTCGCCGACATACGAAGAGATCATCTTCCTGATCTGTTTCGTCTCGAGCAGGATGCCGAGAGCGACCCCGTCGACACCGGCATTGTTCGAAACGACGGTGAGGCCTTTGGCGCCGAGATCGCGCACCGCCTCGATGAGGCTCTGGGGTGTGCCACAGAGGCCAAAACC
The window above is part of the Methylovirgula sp. HY1 genome. Proteins encoded here:
- a CDS encoding CoA transferase subunit A, with protein sequence MDKTYPDARSALADFLKDDMIIMSGGFGLCGTPQSLIEAVRDLGAKGLTVVSNNAGVDGVALGILLETKQIRKMISSYVGENKLFADLFLSGELELEFNPQGTLAERIRAGGSGIPAFFTKTGVGTVVAEGKELREFDGETYVMERGLTADIALVHAYIGDTEGNLVYRKTARNFNPMMAMAGKVTIAEVEHLVPPGEIDPDAIHTPGIFVQRIVHVPGAAKPIEKLTTRQRAAA